From one Dermacentor andersoni chromosome 1, qqDerAnde1_hic_scaffold, whole genome shotgun sequence genomic stretch:
- the LOC126545996 gene encoding uncharacterized protein → MVHVCDRAAIGDDDRRCEFCSKLFIQRKNMLQHIRNVHKMAVDVKKLMKCDVCGTSLPTMEKYSVHQIAAHNFEADYVHLVFRNNKEFHEWKAEEEGSHNCWFILPRDPKKLASGETRIHYYCNRSGEARKKEGHSDRREKSQGSCRSDLVL, encoded by the exons atggtgcacgtctgtgatcgagctgccatcggcgatgacgatcgtcgctgcgaattctgcagcaaactattcatacagaggaagaacatgctgcaacacatcaggaacgttcacaaaatggccgtggatgtcaagaaattgatgaaatgcgacgtatgtggcacttccctgcctacaatggagaagtattcggtgcaccagatcgctgcgcacaacttcgaggctgattacgtgcacctggtgttccggaacaataagg aatttcatgaatggaaagcagaagaagagggtagccataactgctggttcattttgcccagggaccccaaaaagctggccagtggagaaacaaggatccactattactgtaatagatcaggcgaggcaaggaaaaaggaaggtcaTAGTGACCGTCGGGAGAAAAGTCAGGGGAGCTGTAGGTCTG atcttgtgctatga